From Firmicutes bacterium HGW-Firmicutes-1, one genomic window encodes:
- a CDS encoding elongation factor 4: MPEINQNHIRNFCIIAHIDHGKSTLADRIIQMTGLLTEREMQAQVLDNMDLERERGITIKAQAVRLIYTAKNSEEYIFNLIDTPGHVDFNYEVSRSLAACEGAILVVDAAQGIEAQTLANVYLALEHDLEILTVINKIDLPSADPVRVIAEIEDIIGIEAANAPQISAKEGLNIEEVLERIVTDIPAPVEDRNAPLKALIFDSKYDSYKGVIVFCRIKEGTVRKGTKIKMMETKKVFEVVEVGYFGPGQFIPTEELVAGTVGYITASIKNLRDTQVGDTITDLENPASEALPGYKKVNPMVYCGMYPADGAKYQDLRDGLEKLQLNDAALIFEAETSVALGFGFRCGFLGLLHLEIIQERLEREYNLDMVTTAPSVIYKINKTDGQVINLSNPLDLPDLSEVRSMEEPIVKAEIMVPSEYIGQIMDLCQERRGEYLGMHYIESTRAQLSYELPLNEIIYDFFDALKSRTRGYASFDYELIGYKESDLVKLDILINKELVDALSFIVHRDTSFERGKKIVEKLKKEISRHQFEIPIQAAIGNKIIARETVKAMRKDVLAKCYGGDISRKRKLLEKQKEGKKRMRQVGNVDVPQSAFMSVLKLDE; this comes from the coding sequence GTGCCAGAAATCAACCAAAATCACATAAGAAATTTCTGTATTATTGCCCATATTGATCACGGTAAATCTACATTAGCAGATCGAATCATTCAAATGACTGGTCTATTAACTGAAAGAGAAATGCAAGCGCAAGTGCTTGATAATATGGATCTCGAAAGAGAAAGAGGTATTACAATCAAAGCGCAAGCAGTCCGATTGATTTATACTGCAAAAAACTCAGAAGAATATATATTTAATTTAATAGATACGCCTGGACATGTGGATTTTAACTATGAGGTTTCAAGATCCTTAGCAGCATGTGAAGGTGCTATTTTAGTTGTCGATGCGGCACAAGGAATAGAAGCGCAAACACTTGCAAATGTTTATTTAGCGCTAGAACATGACCTCGAAATTTTGACAGTTATCAATAAAATTGATTTGCCAAGTGCAGATCCTGTTAGAGTTATAGCGGAAATTGAGGATATTATCGGAATTGAAGCCGCGAATGCACCTCAGATTTCAGCGAAGGAAGGCTTGAATATTGAGGAAGTATTAGAAAGAATCGTTACAGATATTCCAGCACCAGTTGAAGACCGTAACGCCCCTCTGAAAGCGCTTATATTTGATTCTAAATATGACTCCTATAAAGGTGTAATCGTTTTTTGTAGGATAAAAGAAGGTACTGTAAGAAAAGGTACAAAGATAAAGATGATGGAAACAAAAAAGGTTTTTGAAGTTGTGGAGGTTGGATACTTCGGTCCTGGACAGTTTATCCCTACTGAAGAACTTGTTGCAGGAACGGTAGGCTACATTACTGCAAGCATTAAAAATCTACGCGATACGCAAGTTGGAGATACGATAACAGACTTAGAGAACCCTGCAAGTGAAGCATTACCAGGCTATAAAAAAGTGAATCCAATGGTATACTGCGGAATGTATCCTGCTGACGGTGCAAAATATCAAGACTTAAGAGATGGCTTAGAAAAGCTTCAGCTTAACGATGCAGCACTTATATTTGAGGCGGAAACCTCTGTTGCCTTAGGGTTTGGTTTTAGATGTGGATTCTTAGGGTTATTACATTTAGAAATAATTCAAGAAAGACTTGAGAGAGAATACAACTTAGATATGGTAACAACTGCACCTAGTGTTATCTATAAAATAAATAAAACAGATGGACAAGTCATTAATTTATCAAATCCATTAGATTTACCAGATTTATCAGAAGTTAGATCTATGGAAGAACCAATTGTTAAAGCTGAAATTATGGTTCCTTCTGAATACATTGGACAAATTATGGATTTGTGTCAGGAAAGACGTGGTGAATACTTAGGTATGCACTATATTGAATCCACTAGAGCGCAGCTGAGTTATGAGCTGCCTTTAAATGAAATCATTTATGATTTTTTTGATGCATTAAAATCAAGAACAAGAGGATATGCTTCTTTTGATTATGAATTAATTGGTTATAAAGAATCTGACCTTGTCAAATTAGATATATTAATTAATAAAGAGTTGGTGGATGCTTTATCTTTTATTGTTCATAGAGATACGTCCTTTGAAAGAGGAAAGAAGATTGTTGAAAAGCTCAAAAAAGAAATATCAAGGCATCAATTTGAAATACCGATTCAAGCAGCAATTGGTAATAAGATTATTGCTAGGGAAACGGTGAAAGCGATGAGAAAAGATGTACTTGCAAAATGTTACGGTGGTGATATTTCGAGAAAGAGAAAACTTCTTGAGAAACAAAAAGAAGGAAAGAAGCGAATGAGACAGGTTGGTAATGTAGATGTGCCACAAAGTGCTTTTATGAGTGTTTTGAAATTGGATGAATAA
- a CDS encoding GntR family transcriptional regulator, with protein sequence MYLTIDRNSQITLIRQIYQAIKNQILTGLLKPYEKLPSTRQLSKELGLSRNVIIEAYDQLIAEGYVEARESAGTFVADGIILEHYKASTEIKRENILGLRHEPMEGLIDFRTGVPNLDLFPKEIWADIYKKICQDLPSIQLDYHEPRGCYDLRFELTHYLRRVRGVKCQPEQVLITTGAAQVFTMLGRLFHPINNLVFVEDPLSHGIIASLEKTNMRIHSIPTDEKGMITDLLPSDLQPSLIFTTPSHQYPMGSVLPIKRRIDLIRYARDKSSYIVEDDYDSEFRYEGDPIESMQSLDPNRVIYVGTFSKILCPALRIGYMILPEHLIEGAKAIKYAEDLHSPVLEQLTLARFIREGYLDKHVRKSIKLYQHKSQLVIKTLQEVFGDQIKIIGHTSGIHLVIHFKDVIFDNNLFKQLKNKGIAVPSVEEHAIIKGLYRQQIMIGYGNLSDEEIVEGITRIYQVLTEFFSLA encoded by the coding sequence ATGTATCTTACCATAGATAGAAATAGTCAAATCACACTTATAAGACAAATTTACCAAGCAATCAAAAATCAAATCCTTACAGGGCTTCTTAAGCCTTATGAGAAATTGCCCTCCACAAGGCAATTATCAAAAGAGCTGGGTCTGTCTAGAAATGTTATTATAGAAGCTTATGATCAATTGATTGCCGAAGGTTATGTAGAAGCGAGAGAAAGTGCAGGTACATTTGTGGCTGATGGAATCATTCTTGAACATTACAAAGCATCCACAGAAATTAAAAGAGAAAACATTCTTGGCTTAAGGCATGAACCGATGGAAGGTCTAATAGATTTTAGAACAGGTGTCCCTAATCTTGATTTGTTTCCAAAAGAGATATGGGCAGATATTTATAAAAAAATCTGTCAAGATTTGCCCTCCATTCAATTAGACTATCACGAACCTAGAGGTTGTTATGATTTGCGCTTTGAACTAACCCATTATCTTAGAAGAGTTAGAGGGGTGAAATGCCAACCCGAACAAGTTCTAATTACTACTGGAGCAGCTCAAGTGTTTACTATGCTAGGGCGATTGTTTCATCCGATAAACAATCTTGTTTTTGTTGAGGATCCACTAAGCCATGGTATTATCGCAAGTTTGGAAAAAACGAATATGAGGATTCATTCTATACCAACAGATGAAAAAGGGATGATAACAGATTTATTACCTTCAGATTTGCAACCAAGTTTAATCTTTACTACACCTTCTCATCAGTATCCTATGGGTAGCGTCTTACCCATCAAAAGAAGGATTGATTTAATTCGTTATGCTCGTGATAAATCATCTTATATTGTTGAGGATGATTACGATAGTGAGTTTAGATATGAGGGTGACCCAATTGAATCTATGCAAAGTCTTGACCCGAATAGAGTTATCTATGTGGGTACCTTTAGTAAAATTCTATGTCCAGCACTTAGAATTGGATATATGATTTTGCCTGAGCATTTAATTGAGGGTGCAAAAGCTATTAAATATGCAGAAGACCTTCATTCACCGGTGCTAGAACAATTGACTTTGGCAAGATTTATTCGAGAAGGATATTTAGATAAACATGTTAGAAAATCTATCAAACTGTATCAACATAAGAGCCAGTTGGTAATAAAAACCTTACAGGAGGTTTTTGGTGATCAAATTAAGATCATTGGACATACATCAGGAATTCATCTAGTAATTCATTTTAAAGATGTAATATTTGATAATAATTTATTTAAGCAATTAAAAAATAAGGGTATAGCGGTTCCTTCAGTAGAAGAACATGCTATTATAAAAGGCTTATATCGTCAGCAGATAATGATTGGTTATGGAAATTTATCTGATGAGGAGATTGTAGAAGGAATTACTAGGATATATCAAGTTCTAACAGAATTCTTTTCACTTGCCTAA